The segment CTATCCCGCCGGATTTTATAATCACAATGCCCGTCGCGGCATCTATTGAAATCGTCCTGGCAATATTACCGCCCACATCTTCGCCCGAAATAAAGACCTGATTTTTCCAAAGCAGTTTCCTTGCTATTATATAATTTCTTTCCCCTATTTTAAAAAACTCTTCAGAGTCACCTTTTGTGGTGGCGCCGGCTAATTTTAATATTATTCTCTTTTTTTCCGCGCCAAGAGCGTACGC is part of the Candidatus Goldiibacteriota bacterium genome and harbors:
- a CDS encoding chemotaxis protein CheD, producing MGALKVTNNPADRLITYSLGSCLGVAIYDPVAKVAGLLHAQLPQSSLNREKAFLAPSIYVDTGIPLLFEKAYALGAEKKRIILKLAGATTKGDSEEFFKIGERNYIIARKLLWKNQVFISGEDVGGNIARTISIDAATGIVIIKSGGIGKIL